The following coding sequences lie in one Plasmodium berghei ANKA genome assembly, chromosome: 7 genomic window:
- a CDS encoding 60S ribosomal protein L22, putative, whose product MAVKKDLKSAKKNTGKNAKKISKVLGKKSKIVKSTKGVKYILDCTKPVKDTILDISGLEQFFKDKIKVDNKTNNLKNKIAVSSDDYKIYITVHIPFSKRYIKYLAKKYLKMHQIRDFLRVIAKGKLAYEFKYFQLNNE is encoded by the exons atggcAGTCAAAAAGGATTTAAAAAGtgctaaaaaaaacactgggaaaaatgcaaaaaaaatttccaAAGTTCttggaaaaaaaagtaaaatcGTAAAAAGCACTAAGGGagttaaatatattcttgATTGTACTAAGCCAGTTAAAGATACAATTTTGGATATTAGCGGATTg gaacaattttttaaggACAAAATAAAGGTTGACAACAAAACAAAcaacttaaaaaataaaatagcaGTATCATCTGATgattacaaaatatatattactgTTCATATTCCATTTTCAAAGAGATATATTAAG tatttGGCAAAAAAATACCTAAAAATGCACCAAATAAGAGATTTTTTGAGAGTTATAGCAAAAGGAAAATTGGCATAcgaatttaaatattttcaattaaacaatgaataa
- a CDS encoding small nuclear ribonucleoprotein G, putative — protein sequence MALTVGKAGPASDFRKFMEKRLQIYLNGNRLIVGVLRGYDTFMNLVLDNTIEIKKDENIEIGIVVIRGNSISYWECLDKVTIK from the exons atggcACTAACAGTAGGAAAAGCAGGGCCAGCTTCGGATTTTAGAAAGTTTATGGAAAAAAGATTACAAa TTTATTTAAATGGAAATAGACTAATAGTTGGCGTTTTGAGAGGATATGATACTTTTATGAACTTAGTATTAGATAATActatagaaataaaaaaagacgaaaatattgaaatagGTATTGTTGTTATACGAGGAAATAGCATATCCTATTGGGAATGTTTAGATAAAGTTAccattaaataa
- a CDS encoding phosphorylated CTD interacting factor 1 WW domain-containing protein, putative, producing the protein MENLYGLINIHKEYDLQKKIIKLRKVFINIYNFKTFYGEMLKLKNSYPRHKNKKVDKLWIEYKKEYFIKQYKDGIIFYELNKNLCFLEKEIINRYLFNFNISNSNYIVQNEDAYLYFLFYRFCSICKKNWGRKTVIKKEKKKGDKKKKIYKGKDFLNNFWIDKFLKIIIKIDPNYYKKNIYFQSIKDELKKYISSEKCLMKIQYENQRMEKPHNYYFVCMPNCCKKRQIAKDRNISNYKNGRQYYYKVNYHTHNNMSINRVISKQVNSNILIYSNHKKKTLIIDIKKTKRLIQKYIYNDLYFNVIHSIYHTLINKNADLITDYVYKAILLDIENLKNEEEKHDYSKSSYLLIIDKLKKYERVQKKNRHDLYNENIMDNFLVVFKALFIPFFTCEKCVNNKIKSNDIFLFNYIKCILRENIENMFYLTIVNINKIYEHMAFKYLFYLFFLYFIMLDICPYFYISHIIFNDKLRGDEKQIYKYFLMKHKKKKEENIFLEKKHCRNSPNNDYNAIVDKPIYIVCFFCSYYLLKNDKNIDLEMKKKMLIFLVMNIIQVHYTQTDNEIRMMNEMNLLNMKKRQFSFLCSYFDIFINHLFFSEKCNLSFAKLGNVKRCYEYPKAHSCYFIKNKNKIKNNFKQNLKKMNKKCLYLDYFNEAINMKDEKITNNCTEEAKIDGTICTCSPENNLYEHVNEKIKIFLDNFKTFLLHFLDKLYRTSIMHINLYTYLFMIRSSLLLSRKNYENTKDIQKMREEKICKYSQKITNIGKREKYRERTKFLNTFYRKFYLHTYYKLLNTICNDDAKKKILQKFKIKISKLFFYLKKNIFAFNRQSLQILFKLQNIINVYKHNYIREKYISFSKKNIINNMDNIGKESYYIIYTRIRLFATLYFFFFKKGINISFENRQNKIDRECWHNLIANINIKNNKNDCILEKYINIMYKNVKILFPNIYIHINNKDFYIQAKKYFIFFNLKNKDKDNKSWKENIYYEFNGKKYVVFENMYNLKKVYKIKYINLCILFHRYCFFFYNYNPLIFSYLFKHIYCMCIECVQKHLIIGNSCIKKDKTPDKNYHDCFYKQNGILIKNRNNIFVQNFYYLTLFLLIRYHTLLGNARHSGLQGCIPKRIMTLLYKKLKVEKECFSSPFNAILQKYCSFFPDIDIFFGSTGNFFNFNFQNGVYEVNPPFDIFLINKLIVYILYNLKKEEYELTFFLIIPLIKDKNYFYELLFSSPYLSSFFLLKNGLYTFSTRLFETREEEYISTCDCFVFILQNAKAKIKTEIDQNTMLKIKKSWENIHHIKQKNKLN; encoded by the exons ATGGAAAACCTATATGGTCTCATTAATATACACAAAGAATAtgatttacaaaaaaaaataatcaaacTTAGAAAGGTGTtcataaacatatataactttaaaacattttatggggaaatgttaaaattaaaaaatagttatcCCAggcataaaaataaaaaagttgATAAGCTTTGGatagaatataaaaaagagtattttattaaacaatataaagacggcattattttttacgaattaaataaaaatctaTGCTTTTTGGAAAaggaaattataaatagatatttatttaattttaatatttccaattctaattatattgttcaaaatgaagatgcttatttgtattttttgttttatcgATTTTGTAGTATATGTAAGAAGAATTGGGGGAGAAAAACCGtgattaaaaaagaaaagaaaaaaggagacaaaaaaaaaaaaatatacaaagggaaagattttttaaacaacTTTTGGATCGATAAATTTctcaaaattataattaaaatcgatccaaattattataaaaaaaatatttattttcagtCCATAAAggatgaattaaaaaaatatataagtagTGAAAAATGTTTGATGAAAATTCAATATGAAAACCAAAGAATGGAAAAACcacataattattattttgtgtgTATGCCAAATTGTTgtaaaaaaagacaaataGCAAAAGATCGAAATATTTccaattataaaaatggaagGCAATACTACTATAAGGTCAACTATCACACACATAATAACATGTCTATAAACAGAGTAATAAGTAAGCAAGTtaatagtaatattttaatatatagtaatcataaaaaaaaaactttaaTTATAGACataaagaaaacaaaaaggttaattcaaaaatatatttataacgatttatattttaatgttATCCATTCTATTTACCATACTTTGATTAATAAAAACGCAGATTTGATAACTGATTATGTGTATAAAGCAATATTATTAGACatagaaaatttaaaaaatgaggaGGAAAAGCATGATTATTCGAAATCTAGCTATTTATTGATAATTGATAAGTTAAAAAAGTATGAACGtgttcagaaaaaaaatagacatgatttatataatgaaaatataatggataattttttagtaGTTTTTAAAGCTCtttttattccattttttacCTGTGAAAAATGtgtgaataataaaataaagtctaatgatatatttttattcaattatataaaatgtatattaagagaaaatatagaaaatatgttttatttaaccatagtaaatattaataaaatttatgaacACATGgcatttaaatatttattctatttgttctttttatattttattatgctAGATATATgtccatatttttatatttcacacattatatttaatgacAAATTAAGGGGTGatgaaaaacaaatttataaatattttttaatgaaacacaagaaaaaaaaggagGAAAACATCTTTctagaaaaaaaacattgcAGAAATTCACCAAATAATGATTACAATGCAATAGTAGATAAACCAATTTATATtgtatgttttttttgctcctattatttattaaaaaatgataaaaatatagatctagaaatgaaaaaaaaaatgctcATTTTTTTGGTAATGAACATTATCCAGGTGCACTATACACAAACCGACAATGAAATAAGAATGATGAACGAAATGAATTTGTTGAATATGAAAAAGAGacaattttcttttctttgttcttattttgatatatttattaatcatttgtttttttctgaaAAATGCAACCTTTCATTTGCTAAGTTAGGCAATGTGAAAAGATGTTATGAATACCCCAAGGCACATAgttgttattttataaaaaataaaaataaaataaaaaataatttcaaacaaaatttaaaaaaaatgaacaaaaaatgtttatatttagattattttaatgaagcaataaatatgaaagacgaaaaaataacaaataacTGCACCGAGGAAGCAAAAATTGACGGTACAATATGTACATGTTCAcctgaaaataatttatatgaacaTGTGAAtgaaaagataaaaatatttttggaTAATTTCaaaacttttttattacattttctagacaaattatatagaaCAAgcattatgcatataaatttgtacacttatttatttatgataCGTTCTTCACTTTTATTGTCACGTAAAAATTATGAGAATACAAAagatatacaaaaaatgagagaagaaaaaatatgcaaatacagtcaaaaaattacaaatatagggaaaagagaaaaatataGGGAACGTactaaatttttaaacacattttatagaaaattttatttacacacatattacaaattattaaataccATATGTAATGATGAcgcgaaaaaaaaaattttacaaaaattcaagataaaaattagtaagctatttttttatttaaagaaaaatatatttgcatTTAATAGGCAAAGTCttcaaatattatttaaattgcaaaatataataaatgtttaTAAACATAACTATATaagagaaaaatatatttctttctcaaaaaaaaatataataaataatatggatAATATAGGAAAAGAgagttattatattatatataccaGGATTCGATTATTTGCTACtctctatttttttttttttaaaaagggAATAAATATTAGCTTTGAAAAtagacaaaataaaatagacaGAGAGTGTTGGCATAATTTAATAGccaatataaatataaaaaataataaaaacgattgtattttagaaaaatatataaacataatgtataaaaatgtaaaaatattatttccaaatatttatatacacattaataataaagatttttatatacaagcaaaaaaatattttatattttttaatttgaaaaataaagataagGATAATAAATCGTggaaagaaaatatatattacgaatttaatggaaaaaaatatgtcgTTTTcgaaaatatgtataatttaaaaaaagtgtataaaataaaatatattaacctgtgtatattatttcacagatattgtttttttttttataattataaccccttaattttttcatatctgttcaaacatatatattgcaTGTGTATAGAATGTGTGCAAAAACATTTAATTATAGGTAATTcttgtataaaaaaagataaaaccCCAgacaaaaattatcatgATTGTTTTTATAAGCAAAATggaattttaattaaaaacagaaacaatatatttgtacAAAATTTCTACTATTTGACATTATTCTTGTTAATAAGATATCACACTTTGCTAGGAAATGCAAGGCATTCCGGATTGCAG gGTTGCATTCCAAAGAGAATAATGACCTTATTGTATAAGAAGTTGAAAGTAGAAAAAGAATGCTTTTCATCCCCATTTAATgcaattttacaaaaatattgttctttttttcctgatatagatatattttttggaaGTACaggaaatttttttaattttaattttcaaaatggAGTTTATGAAGTAAATCCACCATTTGACATATTCCTaattaacaaattaatcgtatatattttatacaatttGAAAAAGGAGGAATATGAactaactttttttttaattattccATTAATCaaagataaaaattatttctacgagttattattttcttctccTTATTTGTCGagtttctttttattaaaaaatggttTGTACACATTTTCAACCAGATTGTTTGAGACTag GGAAGAAGAATATATTTCGACATGTGATTGCTTTGTGTTCATTTTGCAAAACGCAAAAGCAAAGATTAAAACAGAGATTGATCAAAATACcatgttaaaaataaaaaaatcatgggaaaatattcatcatattaaacaaaaaaataaattaaattag
- a CDS encoding dynein light chain 1, whose translation MNRTVVKEVTISQCIKNWEQKTGKKISEEENVSFICNIPLIEKLDQSINTLEKCKRLSLSTNRIEKFVPMSGLKNIEILSIGRNCIKKLQFLEDISGTLKQLWISYNNIDKLDNLQSLKNLQVLYLFHNKIKGLEEIDKLNTLPELIELGLKGNPIYEGRTNEYMKLVILKKLPQLKVVDNETITENQRNDSLTIEVV comes from the exons atgAACAGAACTGTAGTTAAGGAAGTTACCATTTCACAGTGCATAAAAAACTGGGAACAGAAAACGG ggaaaaaaataagcgAAGAAGAAAATGTCAGTTTTATTTGTAACATTCCActaattgaaaaattagATCAAAGTATAAACACTTTGGAAAAATGTAAACGTTTATCTTTGTCTACTAATAGAATTGAAAAATTTGTCCCTATGTCTGGATTAA aaaatatcgAAATTTTATCAATTGGGCGAAATTGTATTAAAAAGCTTCAATTTTTAGAAGATATAAGTGGAACATTAAAACAATTATGGatatcatataataatattgataaatTAGATAATTTGCaatctttaaaaaatttacaagttctatatttatttcataataaaataaaaggcCTTGAAGAAATTGACAAATTG aatACATTGCCTGAACTAATTGAGTTAGGACTTAAAGGAAACCCTATATATGAAGGGCGAACAAAT GAATACATGAAGTTAGTCATTTTGAAAAAGTTGCCTCAATTGAAAGTGGTAGACAATGAAACG ATAACAGAAAATCAGAGAAACGATTCCCTCACAATTGAAGTGGTTTAA
- a CDS encoding quinone oxidoreductase, putative yields MKGVILKGINELIFSESLTKPTLEKCSIKNQGNDLLLKVLSVGINRIDLLIKENKYPKFPMEKSLGLEISGIVEESNSNKFKKNDIVCSLLKYNGYNEYVLANSKHTMKIDANKISMFEAASIPESFLTAYKLIYYTTNFPLINNNDDKIVENKENIDTLNEKGDKNNTISAYTPISGNDCYYYKRFNNQFYGNYCGKNEVNVLVYGALSSVGINLLQLLNYEKKRNIMNINKIIAITSNERKAKIAMEFGATDYAFHNDNNFVENILNISKNVNLIFDCVGGGKIFENNLKICTNDTVWILYGLLGGPKVTNFNLAHLLTKRILLLTSTLYDRTDNYKEELIHSFQHHILPLIYNNTLKFCIHKVLPIEQIEEAHHIIKNNLNIGKVVCKF; encoded by the coding sequence ATGAAGGGGGTAATTCTCAAAGGAATAAATGAACTGATTTTTAGCGAAAGTTTAACAAAACCGACTTTAGAAAAATGTAGCATAAAAAACCAAGGaaatgatttattattaaaagtaTTGTCAGTAGGAATTAATAGAATagatttattaataaaagaaaataaatatccaAAATTTCCTATGGAAAAATCTCTAGGCTTGGAAATTAGTGGCATTGTTGAAGAATCTAATAgcaataaatttaaaaaaaatgacatCGTTTGttcattattaaaatataatggaTATAATGAATATGTGTTAGCTAATTCTAAGCACACAATGAAAATCGATGctaataaaatatctaTGTTTGAAGCAGCAAGTATACCTGAAAGTTTTTTAACagcatataaattaatttattataccACTAATTTTCCactaataaataataatgatgataaaattgtagagaataaagaaaatattgatacattaaatgaaaaaggggacaaaaataatacgaTTTCTGCATATACACCAATATCAGGAAAtgattgttattattacaaaCGATTTAATAACCAATTTTATGGCAACTATTgtggaaaaaatgaagtAAATGTTCTTGTTTATGGGGCATTAAGTAGTGTTggaattaatttattacaaCTATTAAAttacgaaaaaaaaagaaatattatgaacattaataaaattattgcAATTACATCAAATGAAAGAAAAGCAAAAATTGCCATGGAATTTGGGGCTACTGATTATGCCTTtcataatgataataattttgttgaaaatattttaaatatttcaaaaaatgttaatttaatttttgattGTGTTGGAGGcggaaaaatatttgaaaataatttaaaaatatgtactAATGATACAGTCTGGATTTTATATGGTCTATTAGGTGGTCCAAAAgtaacaaattttaatttggcacatttattaacaaaaagaattcttttattaacatCAACACTTTATGATAGAACAgataattataaagaaGAACTAATACATTCTTTTCAACATCATATATTGCCactaatttataataacacCCTAAAATTTTGCATTCATAAAGTATTGCCAATAGAGCAAATTGAAGAAGCTCACCATATTATTAAGAATAACCTCAATATTGGAAAAGTTGTTTGCaaattttga
- a CDS encoding protein transport protein SEC61 subunit beta, putative, whose protein sequence is MNAAPVIVGGVRTPARRRPNPSGGQASNTNQGRNSGTSNTILKIYGDDSPGFKLTPQTVLISTLIFMATVVILHIISKI, encoded by the exons atgaaTGCTGCCCCAGTAATCGTTGGAGGTGTGAGGACACCCGCAAG ACGAAGACCAAATCCAAGTGGTGGCCAGGCAAGTAACACTAATCAAGGAAGAAATAGCGGCACTTCAAATaccatattaaaaatttatggaGATGATTCCCCCGGTTTTAAATT AACGCCACAAACCGTTTTAATATCAACCTTAATTTTTATGGCAACAGTAGTTATTCTGCATATTATTAGTAAAATTTAA
- a CDS encoding mediator of RNA polymerase II transcription subunit 7, putative, producing the protein MENFVSGYPPPPYYFHEYEEADTEVNSILEKNSNNINITQNNFINIIRETYDIYNINENIKVEIDNPAKSNIDEKQTKATLEKINQENEKGMCKFLFGRPPPIPLKDNYNIFGINYDTDRKVEELEADDILYDNKKNYKEEFIRLYKMYKDCFFSLFDDIANTRKNDKTLIKQLIKIHTNLFHILANLRYHQTINNIINILKIQIKRRQIAIDKMKISLFNVYNYIYFVQTNFSKNNMIKNERNILKRKKNAHTHTENENEEE; encoded by the coding sequence atggaaaatttCGTTTCAGGTTACCCTCCACCTCCATACTATTTTCACGAATATGAAGAAGCAGATACGGAAGTAAATAGTATCCTAGAAAAAAAcagtaataatataaacattacacaaaataattttataaatataattagaGAAACAtatgatatttataatattaatgaaaatataaaagtagAAATTGATAACCCCGCCAAGAGTAATATAGATGAAAAACAAACCAAAGCCAcattggaaaaaataaatcaagaaaatgaaaaaggtATGTGTAAGTTTTTGTTTGGACGGCCCCCACCTATCCCATTAAaagataattataatatttttggaataaattatgataCTGATCGAAAGGTTGAAGAATTAGAAGCTGATGacattttatatgataataaaaaaaattataaagaaGAATTTATTcgattatataaaatgtataaagattgtttttttagtttattTGATGATATTGCAAATACCAGAAAAAATGACAAAACTTTAATAAAGcaattgataaaaatacataccaacttatttcatatattagCTAATTTAAGATATCATCAAACTATTAACAATATcataaacattttaaaaatacaaattaaaagaagACAAATAGCTATtgataaaatgaaaatcaGTTTATTCAATGTTTataattacatatattttgttcaaaccaatttttcaaaaaataacatgattaaaaatgaaagaaatatactaaaaagaaagaaaaacgCACACACACATACGGAAAACGAAAATGAAGaggaataa
- a CDS encoding ribosomal protein L4, mitochondrial, putative produces MFLKVSKVCFKVNFISALSFCSSKFVQKRRIRTFNLKSKLNELYPQNENATSSEKKNMTESGDLLEKIKKTDLKLLKKLQHEEEGNNINWSNINMLKNEACNNDSVGKYYNNVEEMKNTSDLKTEDFFNMDNDNNSEQDRENATSEKYKFIFERPKHFASINDDPIIRRPGCIIDIKTLIRNNWTFPAVGFNSKLEIPIYKFESDENDNNIKFITIPNDIFGVPIRSDILHKCYYFYRTALAGYTERMQLYKWEWPGSTKKYRSQKKSGKARMNWRKTCGRYLGVKNHPIRPFDQRTKINRKLLWKGMKILLSAKFAQDQIKVVDNFLIKSHKTKYTVKYLRNILGNKCNSALLVHEGKTDVNDNFLWACANIASIKRENVEGVNIYNLLKYRYVVFTYKALKNLIYELKVYPYKMKWLPVYATPDNKPAPIPEKVKNWNLLWLEKKKRNDFSRFDKEELKKRINEWKWSSDIKGPLKVKKHDPYKNFILTKFECNDPIPESIKYEYLFNVDDEFDHINDYEDNLNMIDEILNDEDCFENVSDLSLALSPSAGNEEKSDEEGEDDEEVDINDPDEENNTKHNDKSYGNISNINFDNIID; encoded by the exons atgtttttaaaagttAGCAAAGTGTGCTTTAAGGTGAATTTTATAAGCGCTTTAAGTTTTTGTTCATCAAAATTTGTTCAAAAACGTAGAATAAGGACATTTAACTTGAAAagtaaattaaatgaattatacccacaaaatgaaaatgctACGAgttctgaaaaaaaaaatatgactGAGTCAGGTGATTTgttggaaaaaataaaaaaaacggatttaaaattattgaaaaaattacagCATGAAGAGGAAGGAAATAACATTAATTGGTCcaacataaatatgttaaaaaatgaagcaTGCAATAATGATAGTGTTGggaaatattataacaaCGTCGAAGAAATGAAGAACACTAGCGATTTAAAAACTGAggatttttttaacatggataatgataataattctGAACAGGACAGGGAAAACGCAACTtcagaaaaatataaatttatttttgaaagaCCAAAACATTTTGCAAGTATTAATGATGATCCAATTATAAGAAGGCCAGGATGTATTATAGATATAAAGACATTAATAAGAAATAATTGGACATTTCCAGCTGTTGGTTTTAATAGTAAATTAGAAATtccaatatataaatttgaaagCGATGAAAAtgacaataatataaaatttatcaCAATAccaaatgatatatttggGGTTCCAATAAGATCAgatatattacataaatgttattatttttatagaaCAGCTTTAGCTGGCTATACTGAAAGAATgcaattatataaatgggAATGGCCAGGAagcacaaaaaaatatcgaagtcaaaaaaaaagtggtAAAGCTAGAATGAACTGGAGGAAAACATGTGGTCGATATTTAGGAGTTAAAAACCACCCAATTAGACCATTTGATCAaagaacaaaaataaacagAAAACTTTTATGGAAAGGAATGAAAATACTTTTATCTGCAAAATTTGCACAAGACCAAATAAAAGTTgttgataattttttaattaaatcacataaaacaaaatatacagtaaaatatttgagAAATATTTTAGGGAATAAATGCAATAGTGCATTATTAGTGCATGAAGGTAAAACGGATGttaatgataattttttatgggCATGTGCAAATATAGCTAGTATTAAAAGAGAAAATGTAGAAGGcgttaatatatataatttgttaaaatatagatatgttgtttttacatataaagCTTTAAAAAATCTTATTTATGAACTAAAAGTATATCcatataaaatgaaatggCTACCTGTATATGCTACCCCTGATAATAAACCCGCACCTATACCTGAAAAGGTAAAGAATTGGAATCTTTTATggttagaaaaaaaaaaaagaaatgatTTTTCACGTTTTGATAaagaagaattaaaaaaaagaataaatgAGTGGAAATGGTCTAGTGATATAAAAGGACCAttaaaagttaaaaaacatgatccctataaaaattttattttaaccAAATTTGAATGTAATGATCCAATACCAGAGagcataaaatatgaatatctATTCAATGTAGATGATGAATTTGACCATATAAACGATTATGAGGATAACTTAAATATGATCgatgaaatattaaatgatgAAGATTGTTTCGAAAATGTTTCTGACCTATCTTTGGCTTTGTCCCCATCAGCTG GTAATGAGGAAAAAAGTGATGAAGAAGGCGAGGATGATGAGGAAGTAGACATAAATGACCCCGACGAGGAAAACAATACCAAGCATAACGACAAAAGTTATGGAAACATAAgcaatattaattttgataatataatagactaa